CGCGCGCAGGGCGTCGGCGAGCAGGCCGAGCGCCTTGGGCAGCCGGGAGACCGGGACCTCCAGGGAGACCCGTACACCGGGGTGGTCGGCGTGCGCGTCGAGCGTGGCGCCGCAGCGCTCCAGCTCGGCGGCGAACTCCTCGGCGGTGTGCTTGTCGGTGCCCTCGGACAGGGCGCGGGCCATGATCGTGGCCACGCCGTCCAGGCCGTCGGGCTCGGCCTCCAGCGGGGCGGCGAGGGAGATCTCGACGGCCACGACCTGCTGGCCGGGGCGGTGACAGCGCAGCACCGTCAGGCCGTTGGGCAGCGCACCCCGCTCGGGGGCGGGGAACGCCCAGGGCCTGGCCTCTCCCGCGGTCGGCTGCGGGTGGAACTCCATGGTCACGGCAGCGTCGGTCACTGGTCCGCCCCCTCGTGCTCGTCGGTGGTCTCGTCGGCGGCGGCGTCCTCGTCGTCGGAGGTGACCGGCTCGTAGACCAGCACCGCCCTGTTGTCCGGGCGCAGCCGGGCCTCGGCCACCGCGCGCACCTCGTCGGCCGTGACCTCCAGCACCCGCTGGACGGCGGTCAGTGCCAGCTGCGGGTCGCCGAACAGCACCGCGAACCTGCACAGTTCGTCCGCGCGGCCCGCGACCGTACCGAGCCGGTCGAGCCATTCGCGCTCCAACTGGGCCTGGGCGCGCTCCATTTCCTCGTCCGTGGGGCCATCGGCAGCGAACCGGGCCAGCTCCTCGTCGACCGCGGCCTCGATCTGCGGCACCTCGACGCCACCGGACGTCTTCACGTCCAGCCAGCCCAGCGAGGGCGCGCCGGCCAGGCGCAGCAGTCCGAATCCGGCCGACACGGCCGTACGGTCGCGGCGCACCAGGCGGTTGTGGAGACGGGAGGACTCGCCGCCGCCGAGGACGGTGAGCGCCAGATCGGCGGCGTCGGACTCGCGGGTGCCGTCCTGCGGCAGCCGGTAGGCGGCCATCAGCGCGCGCGCCGGGACCTCCTCGCGGATCTCCTCGCGCAGCTGCTCGCCGATGATGTCGGGCAGCGAGCCGTCGCGCGGCGCCTGCTTGCCGTCGTGCCCCGGGATCGAGCCGAAGTACTTCTGGACCCAGGCGAGGGTCTGCTCGGGATCGATGTCGCCGACGACCGAGAGCACCGCGTTGTTCGGCGCGTAGTACGTACGGAAGAACTGCCGCGCGTCGTCGAGGGTCGCCGCGTCCAGGTCGGCCATCGAGCCGATCGGCGTGTGGTGGTACGGGTGGCCCTCGGGGTAGGAAAGCGCTGTCAGGCGCTCGAAGGCGGTGCCGTAGGGCACGTTGTCATAACGCTGTCGGCGTTCGTTCTTCACCACGTCGCGCTGGTTCTCCATCCCCTCGTCGTCCAGGGCGGAGAGCAGCGAGCCCATGCGGTCGGCCTCCAGCCAGAGGGCGAGCTCCAGCTGGTGGGTGGGCATGGTCTCGAAGTAGTTGGTGCGCTCGAAGCTGGTGGTGCCGTTGAGGGAGCCGCCGGCGCCCTGCACCAGCTCGAAGTGACCGTTGCCCTTGACCTGCTTCGAGCCCTGGAACATCAGGTGCTCGAAGAGGTGGGCGAGGCCCGTACGGCCCTTGACCTCGTGGCGTGAGCCGACGTCGTACCAGAGGCAGACCGCGGCGACCGGGGTCAGGTGGTCCTCGGAGAGCACCACGCGCAGTCCGTTGGCGAGCCGGTGCTCGGTCGCTGTCAGGCCGCCGGAACCGGCCTGCGCTGTGGCCGTGTGACCCATGGGCATGTACGTCCCTTCGATCGCGATACGGAGAAGTCCTGCCACTGTATGCAAGCGTGCCGACGCATGGCGAAGTTCCCGTGCCGGGCGAAGCGGCGTCCACTCGCCAAGCGCTTGCGAAACGGTGCCCCGGACGGTTCAACGACGGGTCGAGGTCCGCGTTGTCAGTCCGGCGGGCCACAATGGTGCGGTCAAGTTCCCGAAGTTGCCCGCCCAGACCCGCACAGACCTGTGAAGGAGCCGCAGCAGCGATGGCCCGCCGCAGCACGAAGACCCCGCCGCCCGAGGACTTCGAGGAGAAGATCCTCGACATCGACGTGGTCGATGAAATGCAGGGCTCCTTCCTTGAGTACGCGTATTCGGTGATCTACTCCCGGGCCCTGCCCGACGCCCGGGACGGCATGAAACCGGTGCACCGCCGCATCGTGTACCAGATGAACGAGATGGGCCTGCGGCCCGACCGCGGCTATGTGAAGTGCGCCCGGGTCGTCGGCGAGGTGATGGGTAAATTGCACCCGCACGGGGACGCGTCGATCTACGACGCCCTCGTCCGGATGGCGCAGCCGTTCTCCATGCGGCTGCCGCTGGTCGACGGCCACGGGAACTTCGGGTCCCTCGGCAACGACGACCCGCCGGCCGCCATGCGGTACACGGAGTGCCGGATGGCTGACGCCACGTCACTGATGACGGAGTCGATCGACGAGGACACCGTCGATTTCCAGTCGAATTACGACGGGCAGGAGCAGGAACCGGTCACGCTGCCGGCCGCGTATCCGAATCTTCTGGTCAATGGCGCCTCCGGGATCGCCGTGGGCATGGCGACGAACATGGCGCCGCACAATCTGGGCGAGGTCATCGCCGCCGCCCGGCATCTGATCAAGCACCCGGGCGCCGACCTGGAAACGCTGATGCGGTACGTGCCGGGGCCCGACCTGCCCACCGGTGGCCGGATCGTGGGTCTCCAGGGCATCAAGGACGCGTACGAGAACGGGCGCGGGACGTTCAAGATCCGCGCCACGGTCACCGTGGAGGACGTCACCGCGCGCCGCAAGGGCCTCGTCGTCACCGAACTGCCGTTCACCGTGGGCCCGGAGAAGGTGATCGCCAAGATCAAGGACCTGGTCTCGGCGAAGAGGCTGATGGGCATCGCCGACGTCAAGGACCTCACGGACCGGGCGCACGGGCTGCGCCTGGTCATCGAGATCAAGAACGGGTTCATCCCCGAGGCCGTGCTGGAGCAGCTCTACAAGCTGACGCCGATGGAGGAGACCTTCGGCATCAACAATGTGGCGCTGGTGGACGGCCAGCCGCTGACGCTGGGGCTCAAGGAGCTGCTGGAGGTCTATCTCGACCACCGGTTCAACGTCGTACGCAGGCGCAGCGAGTTCCGCAGGACCAAGCGGCGCGACCGGCTGCATCTGGTGGAGGGGCTGCTCGTCGCGCTCCTCGACATCGACGAGGTCATCCGCCTCATCCGCTCCAGCGACAACTCGGCGCAGGCCAAGGAGCGGCTGATCGAGCGCTTCTCGCTGAGCGACGTGCAGACGCAGTACATCCTGGACACGCCGCTGCGCCGGCTCACCCGCTTCGACCGGA
The nucleotide sequence above comes from Streptomyces sp. NBC_01716. Encoded proteins:
- a CDS encoding DNA gyrase/topoisomerase IV subunit A; the encoded protein is MARRSTKTPPPEDFEEKILDIDVVDEMQGSFLEYAYSVIYSRALPDARDGMKPVHRRIVYQMNEMGLRPDRGYVKCARVVGEVMGKLHPHGDASIYDALVRMAQPFSMRLPLVDGHGNFGSLGNDDPPAAMRYTECRMADATSLMTESIDEDTVDFQSNYDGQEQEPVTLPAAYPNLLVNGASGIAVGMATNMAPHNLGEVIAAARHLIKHPGADLETLMRYVPGPDLPTGGRIVGLQGIKDAYENGRGTFKIRATVTVEDVTARRKGLVVTELPFTVGPEKVIAKIKDLVSAKRLMGIADVKDLTDRAHGLRLVIEIKNGFIPEAVLEQLYKLTPMEETFGINNVALVDGQPLTLGLKELLEVYLDHRFNVVRRRSEFRRTKRRDRLHLVEGLLVALLDIDEVIRLIRSSDNSAQAKERLIERFSLSDVQTQYILDTPLRRLTRFDRIELESERDRLNGEIDELTGILESDSELRKLVSAELATVAKKFGTDRRTVLLESGSSPVAAVPLEVADDPCRVLMSSTGLLARTANGGPLGPGDGKRVKHDVIISAVPATARGEVGAVTSTGRLLRISVIDLPQLPDTASAPNLAGGAPLAEFLTLEPDEELVALTTLDESSPGLALGTLQGVVKRVVPDYPSNKDELEVISLKEGDRVVGAAELRTGEEDLVFITSDAQLLRYQASQVRPQGRPAGGMAGIKLADGASVISFTAVDPAGDGVVYTVAGSQGTLDDSETTAKLTPFDQYPRKGRATGGVRCQRFLKGEDVLVFAWAGAAPARAALKNGSPATLPEVDPRRDGSGTPPPSVIASLAGPAS
- a CDS encoding M16 family metallopeptidase — translated: MPMGHTATAQAGSGGLTATEHRLANGLRVVLSEDHLTPVAAVCLWYDVGSRHEVKGRTGLAHLFEHLMFQGSKQVKGNGHFELVQGAGGSLNGTTSFERTNYFETMPTHQLELALWLEADRMGSLLSALDDEGMENQRDVVKNERRQRYDNVPYGTAFERLTALSYPEGHPYHHTPIGSMADLDAATLDDARQFFRTYYAPNNAVLSVVGDIDPEQTLAWVQKYFGSIPGHDGKQAPRDGSLPDIIGEQLREEIREEVPARALMAAYRLPQDGTRESDAADLALTVLGGGESSRLHNRLVRRDRTAVSAGFGLLRLAGAPSLGWLDVKTSGGVEVPQIEAAVDEELARFAADGPTDEEMERAQAQLEREWLDRLGTVAGRADELCRFAVLFGDPQLALTAVQRVLEVTADEVRAVAEARLRPDNRAVLVYEPVTSDDEDAAADETTDEHEGADQ